From the genome of Streptomyces sp. NBC_01116, one region includes:
- a CDS encoding helix-turn-helix domain-containing protein, with protein sequence MSQLIQPLDTEDPLGPLPQEFAAIMRPELPSLIKEIGVEVTRAYPEYARLLDGPNGQAIRVGVEQSLASFVDLVAEPSSPTTLRDDMCRRFGRFEAYEGRSMDTLQGAYRLGARVALRRAKKVGQSYHLSPTLMLSFADALFAYVDELESLSREGFQEVQSQSGEHSEALRRRLLHLILAGRPAPGSAIADLCEQVGWALPEEVTLVAVRAPAELDRLSADRDLLVDLSAPQPHLLIPGALDDARRSMLEQALPAGRAAIGLTVPAALACESIRWARRVLELVDSGVIDDAPLIRCEDHLTTLWLLSDPALLDQLAQRELAAVAGISATRRDRLVETLRIWLDTRGTAAQMGALLDVHPQTVRYRMRSLETIFGDQLVDPESRFATEAVLRALRLRSRATGTSP encoded by the coding sequence ATGTCACAACTCATACAGCCGCTGGATACCGAGGACCCGCTGGGGCCGCTCCCGCAGGAATTCGCGGCGATCATGCGACCCGAACTTCCCAGCCTCATCAAGGAAATAGGCGTCGAGGTCACCCGGGCGTATCCGGAATACGCCCGGCTCCTCGACGGCCCGAACGGGCAGGCCATCCGGGTGGGCGTGGAGCAGAGCCTCGCCTCCTTCGTCGACCTGGTGGCCGAGCCCTCCTCCCCCACCACGCTCCGGGACGACATGTGCCGGCGCTTCGGACGGTTCGAGGCGTACGAGGGCCGGAGCATGGACACCCTCCAGGGGGCCTACCGGCTGGGCGCACGGGTGGCCCTGCGGCGGGCGAAGAAGGTCGGGCAGAGCTACCACCTGTCCCCGACCCTGATGCTGAGCTTCGCCGACGCGCTCTTCGCCTACGTCGACGAACTGGAATCGCTTTCCCGCGAGGGGTTCCAGGAGGTGCAGTCCCAGTCGGGTGAGCACAGCGAGGCGCTGCGCCGCCGCCTGCTCCATCTCATCCTCGCCGGACGCCCGGCGCCCGGCAGCGCCATCGCCGATCTGTGCGAACAGGTCGGGTGGGCGCTGCCGGAGGAGGTCACGCTCGTCGCCGTCCGCGCCCCGGCGGAGCTGGACCGGCTCAGCGCGGACCGCGACCTCCTCGTCGATCTCAGCGCCCCGCAGCCGCACCTGCTGATCCCCGGAGCACTGGACGACGCGCGAAGATCGATGCTGGAACAGGCACTGCCGGCCGGCCGCGCGGCGATCGGGCTGACCGTTCCCGCGGCGCTGGCCTGCGAGTCGATCCGCTGGGCCCGCCGGGTCCTGGAGCTCGTCGACTCCGGCGTGATCGACGACGCGCCGTTGATCCGCTGCGAGGACCACCTCACCACCCTGTGGCTGCTGTCCGACCCCGCCCTGCTGGACCAGCTCGCCCAACGGGAACTGGCCGCCGTCGCCGGCATCAGCGCCACCCGACGCGACCGGCTGGTCGAGACGCTGCGGATCTGGCTCGACACCCGGGGCACCGCGGCCCAGATGGGCGCACTGCTGGACGTCCACCCGCAGACCGTCCGCTACCGCATGCGGAGCCTGGAGACCATCTTCGGTGACCAACTCGTCGACCCCGAGAGCCGTTTCGCCACCGAGGCGGTGCTGCGCGCGCTGCGGCTGCGCTCCCGCGCCACGGGCACATCCCCCTGA